The proteins below come from a single Flavobacterium lindanitolerans genomic window:
- a CDS encoding M56 family metallopeptidase, translating into MIGFLIKSSLCLAILLGVYILFLEKEKMNVFNRVYLLASLAVSFAIPFIQFEPIHEELQQNLIPYAVQTIQAQAISIEQQSDYSVWVLWILYGIITSLFLFRFIKNLLSITKKIQSNPKKKFEISTLVLVKEKIVPHTFLNYIFINKEDYENRNVEEELYTHELTHVRQKHTIDVLVIEILKTLFWFNPILIFYKKAIQLNHEFLADAKVVKSYNNVPFYQNLLLEKASWNSNSYLASNLNFLVTKKRLIMMTKTTSKSRALLTKLSVLPILAGLISFSCFETDNQKEVTEVVAKKQIIKVEEPTMGEQETQKVYEASPGKSDDGLSVPKFPGGLQAFFKFVKKEYQIPSGFKGKGNLIASFVVETDGSLSDIKIVKDLGKGTAEELLRLLKTSPKWQPGTLKGKAVRVKYNVPIHLNTV; encoded by the coding sequence ATGATCGGCTTTCTAATCAAATCGTCACTTTGCCTGGCTATCCTTTTGGGCGTTTATATTCTCTTTCTGGAAAAAGAGAAAATGAACGTTTTCAACAGAGTTTATCTTTTGGCCAGTTTGGCGGTTTCGTTTGCAATCCCGTTTATCCAATTTGAACCTATACATGAAGAATTACAGCAAAATCTGATTCCGTATGCCGTTCAAACAATACAGGCACAAGCTATTTCGATAGAACAGCAATCCGATTATTCTGTATGGGTTTTATGGATTTTGTATGGGATCATAACCTCACTTTTCCTTTTTCGATTTATCAAAAACCTATTGTCAATTACCAAAAAGATACAGTCCAATCCAAAGAAAAAATTTGAAATTTCAACTTTGGTTCTGGTCAAAGAAAAAATAGTGCCTCACACCTTTCTGAATTATATATTCATTAATAAAGAAGATTATGAAAACCGAAATGTAGAGGAAGAATTATATACTCATGAATTAACACATGTACGACAAAAACATACAATTGATGTCTTAGTAATTGAAATTTTAAAAACCCTGTTTTGGTTCAATCCAATCCTGATTTTTTACAAAAAAGCAATACAACTCAACCACGAATTTCTTGCAGATGCAAAAGTCGTGAAATCCTATAATAATGTTCCTTTTTACCAAAACCTGCTTTTGGAAAAGGCATCTTGGAACAGCAACTCTTACTTGGCCAGTAACTTGAATTTTTTAGTAACCAAAAAAAGATTAATTATGATGACTAAAACCACATCAAAATCGAGAGCTCTGCTCACAAAATTATCGGTACTGCCAATTTTAGCTGGTCTGATTTCCTTCTCATGTTTTGAAACAGATAATCAAAAAGAGGTAACTGAAGTAGTAGCCAAAAAGCAAATCATAAAAGTAGAAGAGCCAACAATGGGAGAGCAAGAAACACAGAAAGTTTATGAAGCTTCGCCAGGAAAATCAGATGATGGGCTCTCAGTACCAAAATTTCCAGGCGGTTTACAAGCTTTTTTCAAATTTGTTAAAAAAGAATACCAGATACCTTCCGGTTTTAAAGGAAAAGGGAATCTCATTGCTTCTTTTGTAGTTGAAACTGACGGAAGCTTATCCGATATCAAAATCGTAAAAGATTTAGGAAAGGGAACAGCGGAAGAATTATTGAGATTGTTAAAAACCTCTCCAAAATGGCAGCCAGGAACTTTAAAAGGAAAGGCAGTAAGAGTTAAATACAATGTGCCAATACATTTAAATACAGTCTAA
- a CDS encoding M56 family metallopeptidase: MEAFLLKSTASLIVLLGIYHLFLEKEKMHTFNRFYLLFSLLLSFTIPFITIEIAVESLPKPLLLSQSDSIPVLTQDKSIDVGAATVQKSGKNYIPIILWSLYALTTLFLVIRFGKNIYDLILKAKKSQKVAFNCSTLVLSKEEQLPHTFLQYIFINEDDFNSQNIQQELYTHELTHVRQKHTYDVLFIEILKTLFWFNPILVFYKKAIQLNHEFLADENVVESHKNVSFYQNLLVEKASWNSNFYLASNLNFSVTKKRLIMMTKTTSKSRAFLKKIALVPVLAGLVFASCIEKTAAKDKEQEVWINGERVKESEMNQPISNWKKKQPNEKNQTNEAAYFAGVRFIIYKTGTWTKDRLQGKDIILDKTYEELTAKEKDRFKPYLRIPKSHVKKSPTAAELEDYKDSKKYAIWIDDVNVKNTELNKYSPSDIAYVLGSSVMKNARTQKHPQPFQFHFYTHNYFDKKQMGKAPEKYPLDKVEIFDKIIKN; this comes from the coding sequence ATGGAAGCCTTTTTATTAAAATCAACCGCTAGCCTGATTGTACTATTAGGTATTTATCATCTTTTTTTGGAAAAAGAAAAAATGCACACGTTTAATAGGTTTTACCTTCTATTCAGCTTGTTGCTTTCTTTTACAATTCCCTTTATTACAATTGAAATAGCGGTTGAATCCTTACCAAAACCTTTGTTATTATCACAGTCAGATTCAATTCCGGTTTTGACGCAGGACAAGTCCATAGATGTAGGTGCTGCCACAGTCCAGAAAAGCGGCAAAAATTATATTCCAATCATACTTTGGAGTCTATATGCGCTAACAACATTATTTCTGGTTATCCGGTTTGGAAAAAATATTTATGACTTAATTCTAAAGGCTAAGAAAAGCCAAAAGGTAGCCTTTAATTGTTCCACATTGGTCCTATCCAAAGAAGAGCAGCTGCCGCATACGTTCCTACAATACATTTTCATAAACGAAGATGATTTTAACAGCCAAAACATACAGCAAGAACTGTATACACACGAATTGACACATGTAAGACAGAAACATACTTACGATGTCCTATTCATCGAAATATTGAAGACCCTGTTCTGGTTCAACCCCATACTGGTCTTCTATAAAAAAGCAATACAACTCAACCACGAATTTCTGGCAGACGAAAACGTGGTAGAATCGCATAAAAATGTTTCATTTTACCAAAATCTGCTTGTCGAAAAGGCATCATGGAACAGTAACTTTTACCTGGCCAGTAATTTGAATTTTTCAGTAACCAAAAAAAGATTAATTATGATGACTAAAACCACATCAAAATCAAGAGCTTTTCTTAAAAAAATAGCCTTAGTACCTGTTTTAGCAGGACTGGTATTTGCTTCCTGCATAGAAAAAACAGCCGCGAAAGACAAAGAGCAGGAAGTTTGGATAAACGGGGAGCGTGTCAAAGAAAGTGAAATGAATCAGCCAATTTCCAATTGGAAAAAAAAGCAACCCAATGAAAAAAATCAAACCAATGAGGCTGCTTATTTCGCTGGCGTAAGATTTATTATTTATAAAACCGGAACCTGGACAAAGGACAGATTGCAAGGCAAAGACATTATTTTAGACAAAACTTACGAAGAATTAACAGCAAAAGAAAAAGACCGCTTTAAACCATACCTGAGAATTCCTAAAAGTCATGTCAAGAAATCACCAACTGCGGCAGAATTAGAAGACTATAAGGATTCAAAAAAATATGCTATTTGGATTGATGATGTAAACGTAAAGAATACAGAACTGAATAAGTACAGTCCGTCTGACATTGCCTACGTCCTTGGAAGTTCTGTCATGAAAAACGCCAGAACCCAAAAACATCCGCAGCCGTTTCAATTCCATTTTTATACACACAATTATTTTGACAAAAAACAGATGGGTAAGGCTCCTGAGAAATATCCGCTGGATAAGGTTGAAATTTTTGATAAGATAATCAAGAATTGA
- a CDS encoding energy transducer TonB, producing MLKKFLFSVVFSMAFTMACIAQQTETVQNPTSVAENAVAVFPKFQGGDHKLSLSKYAMKHYVIPNGFQGKGVLIVDFTIDTKGKVKNIRVINDLGYGSAESAIKLLKKMPRWTPAYNAKGEPIEFINQLKITMSNLSQPIQH from the coding sequence ATGCTTAAAAAATTTCTATTTAGTGTAGTTTTCTCAATGGCTTTTACAATGGCTTGTATTGCCCAGCAAACTGAAACAGTGCAAAATCCTACATCTGTTGCTGAAAATGCAGTAGCGGTTTTTCCTAAATTCCAAGGTGGTGATCATAAATTATCGCTTAGTAAATATGCGATGAAACACTATGTAATACCTAACGGTTTCCAGGGAAAAGGAGTATTGATTGTAGATTTTACAATTGACACCAAGGGCAAAGTAAAAAACATTAGAGTCATAAATGACCTTGGTTATGGATCTGCTGAATCAGCAATCAAACTTTTAAAAAAGATGCCTCGATGGACTCCTGCCTATAACGCCAAGGGAGAGCCAATAGAGTTTATAAATCAGCTAAAAATTACAATGAGTAACCTCTCACAGCCAATTCAGCACTAA
- a CDS encoding dipeptidase, producing the protein MDTLKDYVQKNKERFLNELIDLLKIPSVSADSAYSQDVIDTANAVKASLEKAGCDFVEICDTPGYPIVYGEKIIDKNLPTVLVYGHYDVQPPDPLDLWTSPPFEPVIKKTELHPEGAIFARGACDDKGQMYMHVKALEYMVQTNNLPCNVKFMIEGEEEVGSASLSWFVERNQEKLKNDVILISDTGMISNTQPSITTGLRGLSYVEVEVTGPNRDLHSGLYGGAVANPINVLAKMIASLHDENNHITIPGFYDKVEELSDAERAEMAKAPFSLEDYKKALDLNDIYGEKGYTTNERNSIRPTLDVNGIWGGYTGEGAKTVIASKAYAKISMRLVPNQDWHEITELFTKHFESIAPSGVKVKVKPHHGGQGYVTPIDSIGYQAAAKAYNESFGVQPIPVRSGGSIPIVALFEKELKSKTILMGFGLDSDAIHSPNEHFGVFNYLKGIETIPLFYKYFVELSK; encoded by the coding sequence ATGGATACTTTAAAAGATTACGTTCAGAAAAACAAAGAACGTTTCCTCAACGAACTTATTGATTTACTGAAGATTCCATCTGTCAGTGCAGATTCTGCCTACTCCCAAGATGTTATCGATACCGCTAACGCTGTCAAAGCAAGCCTCGAAAAAGCAGGCTGTGATTTTGTTGAAATTTGCGACACCCCAGGATACCCTATCGTTTACGGAGAAAAAATAATTGACAAAAACCTGCCAACAGTATTGGTTTACGGGCATTATGATGTGCAGCCACCAGATCCGTTGGATTTATGGACTTCGCCTCCTTTTGAACCGGTTATCAAAAAAACAGAGTTACATCCGGAAGGCGCTATTTTCGCCAGAGGTGCCTGTGACGACAAAGGACAGATGTATATGCACGTTAAGGCTTTGGAATATATGGTGCAAACCAATAACCTGCCATGTAACGTGAAATTCATGATTGAAGGTGAAGAAGAAGTTGGTTCGGCTAGCTTAAGCTGGTTTGTGGAAAGAAACCAGGAAAAACTCAAAAATGACGTAATCCTGATTTCTGACACGGGAATGATTTCCAATACACAACCATCAATTACAACTGGATTGCGCGGATTAAGTTATGTGGAAGTGGAAGTTACAGGACCAAATCGCGATTTACATTCCGGATTATATGGTGGTGCAGTAGCCAACCCTATCAATGTTTTAGCCAAAATGATTGCCTCGCTTCATGATGAAAACAATCACATCACGATTCCGGGCTTCTATGATAAGGTTGAAGAACTTTCTGATGCCGAAAGAGCAGAAATGGCAAAAGCGCCTTTCTCTTTAGAAGACTATAAAAAAGCGCTTGACCTTAACGACATTTATGGCGAAAAAGGCTATACAACCAATGAAAGAAACTCTATCCGTCCTACTTTAGATGTTAATGGAATCTGGGGAGGCTATACCGGAGAAGGCGCAAAAACAGTTATTGCCAGCAAGGCCTATGCTAAAATTTCGATGCGTCTGGTTCCAAATCAGGACTGGCATGAAATTACTGAACTATTCACAAAACACTTTGAGAGCATTGCTCCAAGCGGCGTAAAAGTAAAAGTGAAACCGCATCACGGTGGTCAGGGTTATGTGACTCCAATTGACAGCATTGGTTATCAGGCAGCGGCAAAAGCCTATAACGAAAGCTTTGGCGTACAGCCAATTCCTGTTCGTTCCGGAGGCAGTATTCCAATTGTAGCTTTGTTTGAAAAAGAATTAAAAAGCAAGACTATTTTAATGGGATTCGGTTTGGATAGCGATGCCATTCACTCACCTAACGAACATTTTGGTGTATTCAATTATTTAAAAGGAATTGAAACTATCCCGTTGTTTTATAAGTATTTTGTAGAATTGTCGAAATAA
- a CDS encoding M3 family metallopeptidase, whose translation MRKKSFFILLAIGNMLTIEAQENKQNMNPFFQPYSTPYEVPPFDKIKNEHFKPAILEGIKRHEAEINAIANNTAAPTFENTILAMENAGELLANVNIVFSNLNGANTNEEMQKIAKEVSPNLAAHSDNIYLNEKLFARVKAIWDKKESLGLNPEQAKILENLHKAFVRSGANLATADKEKLRKINAELSMTSLKYGQNILAETNKYELVITDKKDLAGLPQELINTAADDAKAKGKEGNWVFTLSNSSVMPFLQYSSNRKLREEIWNAYQTRGNHDDALDNKENAIKLANLRGEKARLLGYKSHAAYVLEESMAKNPENVAKLLNDLWKPALAIAKTEASDIQKMMDKDGVKDKVKPYDWRYYTEKIRKQRFDLDEQELKPYFSLDNTRNGIFQVTEKLYGLKFKQLNDVPKYHDEVTVWEVTEADGTHVGILYMDFFPRASKRGGAWMTSYRSQKTVNGQRKAPVISIVCNFTKPTGDTPALLTFDEVTTFFHEFGHALHGLLSNVTYKSLAGTSVPRDFVELPSQIMENWAAEPEVLKMYAKHYKTGEVIPDALIQKLQKSGTFDQGFATVEYLAASFLDMDYHTQTAAIQLDANSFEKNSMKKIGLIDAIIPRYRSTYFSHIFSGGYSSGYYSYIWSGVLDTDAFEAFKTTNLFNPEKAKLFRKNVLEKGGTEDPMVLYKRFRGAEPSVEPLLRKRGLDKKEEPAKKIRG comes from the coding sequence ATGAGAAAAAAATCCTTTTTCATTTTGTTGGCTATTGGAAATATGCTGACAATTGAAGCACAAGAAAACAAGCAAAATATGAATCCGTTTTTTCAGCCGTATAGTACGCCATACGAAGTACCTCCTTTTGATAAGATTAAAAATGAACATTTCAAACCGGCTATTTTAGAAGGAATAAAAAGGCACGAAGCCGAAATTAATGCTATTGCAAACAATACGGCTGCTCCCACTTTTGAAAATACCATATTGGCTATGGAAAATGCAGGAGAACTATTAGCGAATGTGAACATCGTATTCTCTAACCTGAACGGAGCCAATACAAACGAGGAAATGCAAAAAATAGCCAAAGAGGTTTCTCCAAATCTCGCGGCTCATAGCGATAATATTTACCTGAATGAAAAATTGTTTGCCAGAGTAAAGGCAATCTGGGATAAAAAAGAATCTTTAGGATTGAATCCCGAACAGGCAAAAATTCTTGAAAACCTGCATAAGGCATTTGTTAGAAGTGGAGCGAATTTAGCCACTGCCGATAAAGAAAAGCTTCGTAAGATAAACGCAGAACTTTCGATGACCTCTTTAAAATACGGACAAAATATATTGGCCGAAACTAACAAATATGAGCTGGTAATCACAGATAAAAAAGATTTGGCCGGACTGCCTCAGGAATTGATAAATACGGCGGCAGACGACGCAAAGGCAAAGGGCAAGGAAGGGAACTGGGTTTTTACGCTTTCTAATTCCAGTGTGATGCCATTCCTTCAATACAGTTCGAACAGAAAGTTACGTGAGGAAATCTGGAATGCCTACCAAACACGTGGTAACCATGATGATGCACTGGATAATAAAGAAAACGCAATCAAGTTGGCCAATCTTCGGGGAGAAAAGGCAAGATTGTTAGGCTATAAATCTCATGCAGCCTATGTACTGGAAGAATCGATGGCCAAAAACCCTGAAAATGTAGCAAAACTTTTGAATGATTTATGGAAACCTGCTTTGGCGATTGCTAAGACAGAAGCGTCAGATATTCAAAAGATGATGGATAAGGATGGAGTTAAAGATAAAGTAAAGCCTTACGACTGGAGATATTACACCGAAAAAATCAGAAAGCAGCGTTTTGATTTGGATGAGCAGGAACTGAAACCTTATTTTAGTCTTGATAACACCAGAAATGGTATTTTTCAGGTGACCGAAAAATTATACGGTTTAAAATTCAAGCAACTGAACGATGTGCCAAAATACCATGATGAGGTTACGGTTTGGGAAGTTACAGAAGCAGACGGAACGCATGTGGGAATTCTGTATATGGATTTCTTTCCAAGAGCTTCGAAAAGAGGCGGTGCCTGGATGACATCCTACAGAAGCCAGAAAACGGTTAACGGACAAAGGAAAGCTCCGGTGATTTCTATTGTATGTAATTTTACAAAACCAACAGGCGATACGCCGGCCTTGTTGACTTTTGATGAGGTTACTACTTTTTTCCACGAATTTGGGCATGCGTTACACGGGTTACTTTCGAATGTTACCTATAAAAGCCTTGCCGGTACAAGCGTGCCAAGAGATTTTGTTGAGTTGCCATCACAAATTATGGAAAACTGGGCTGCCGAGCCTGAAGTTTTAAAAATGTATGCAAAGCATTATAAGACAGGAGAAGTTATTCCGGATGCGCTGATTCAGAAATTACAGAAGTCAGGAACTTTTGACCAGGGATTTGCCACAGTAGAATATCTTGCGGCTTCTTTCCTGGATATGGATTACCATACACAAACAGCCGCAATCCAGTTGGATGCCAATTCGTTTGAGAAAAATTCCATGAAGAAAATCGGACTAATCGATGCGATTATTCCAAGATACAGAAGTACGTATTTCAGCCATATTTTTTCAGGAGGTTATTCTTCGGGTTATTACAGCTATATCTGGTCGGGAGTTTTGGATACGGATGCTTTTGAAGCCTTTAAGACGACCAATCTTTTCAATCCGGAAAAGGCAAAATTATTCCGAAAAAATGTACTTGAAAAAGGAGGAACCGAAGACCCGATGGTTTTGTATAAGCGATTCCGTGGAGCCGAACCAAGTGTGGAGCCGCTGTTAAGAAAACGCGGACTTGATAAAAAAGAAGAACCTGCTAAAAAGATTAGAGGTTAA
- a CDS encoding toxin-antitoxin system YwqK family antitoxin, with translation MRIIKITPSISALLFILILSGCKTNRIRNNERVGRWVEYDTIDGKIYKSVGRFRDGIGKGIHRQFSDKKLVREEKYKNDICHTIYYYDNGKIMTEGNTKMVVTDEEIHWFYNGDWKFYDENGQLLGIRTYENGNVINEIEIQQ, from the coding sequence ATGAGGATTATAAAAATAACACCCTCAATTTCAGCGTTATTATTCATTTTAATATTATCTGGTTGCAAAACCAATCGGATTCGAAACAATGAACGTGTTGGAAGATGGGTTGAATATGACACCATAGATGGTAAAATATATAAAAGCGTTGGAAGATTCCGCGACGGAATAGGGAAAGGCATCCACCGACAGTTTTCCGACAAAAAGTTAGTCCGGGAAGAAAAATATAAAAATGACATTTGCCATACTATATACTATTATGATAATGGCAAGATAATGACAGAAGGAAATACAAAAATGGTCGTAACAGATGAAGAAATCCATTGGTTTTACAACGGCGACTGGAAATTTTATGATGAAAACGGGCAGCTGTTAGGAATCAGGACCTATGAAAACGGCAATGTAATTAATGAAATAGAAATACAACAATAA
- a CDS encoding MmcQ/YjbR family DNA-binding protein, producing the protein MHIQAYFEYCLSKKGVTEHFPFDEDTLVFKVGGKMFALSSLSGWEKGTPSINLKCDPERAEEFRAEFDDIKPGYHMSKVHWNTVSLHGDVTDKMVRELIDHSYDLVFKSLTKKIQTEIIELKN; encoded by the coding sequence ATGCATATACAAGCCTATTTTGAGTATTGCCTTTCTAAAAAAGGAGTAACAGAACATTTTCCTTTTGATGAAGACACATTGGTTTTTAAAGTCGGTGGAAAAATGTTCGCGCTTTCCTCACTTAGTGGTTGGGAAAAAGGAACACCATCTATCAATTTAAAATGTGATCCGGAACGGGCAGAAGAGTTTCGTGCCGAGTTTGACGACATTAAGCCGGGCTATCATATGAGCAAAGTCCACTGGAATACGGTTTCTCTGCATGGTGATGTTACTGACAAGATGGTAAGGGAACTTATTGATCATTCCTATGATTTGGTTTTCAAAAGCTTAACAAAGAAAATCCAAACTGAAATTATTGAATTAAAAAATTAG
- a CDS encoding PH domain-containing protein, with protein MKEQIKKFLNEEQDPKAIEKITSKLTDLLMKNEEIGYIGVQKKPAITVFPDSIVLTNKRIIICKPKNLGLSMDFTDYTWDDIAGTFVKENILGSEFSFTTKTDLTISIDYIPKTQARKIYTFAKEQLDVLKNGPVAPAFAEEPKVEEFEEKEIVAETFAEVEEPEVIEEMETEEVTDFAEIIPVSQSGYRDEKQYPDEKPEVAKEKTLGELSQDELFEKLQNYKKLLDNGLIMQGEYDALKKEILSHM; from the coding sequence ATGAAAGAACAAATTAAAAAGTTTTTAAACGAAGAACAAGACCCAAAAGCAATCGAAAAGATTACTTCAAAACTGACCGATCTGCTCATGAAAAATGAGGAAATAGGCTATATAGGAGTGCAAAAAAAACCTGCCATTACGGTTTTTCCGGACAGCATTGTGCTTACAAACAAAAGGATTATTATCTGCAAGCCTAAAAATTTAGGATTGTCAATGGATTTCACAGATTATACATGGGATGATATTGCTGGGACTTTTGTAAAAGAAAATATTTTAGGTTCCGAATTTTCATTTACAACTAAAACAGACCTGACCATTTCTATCGATTATATACCAAAAACACAGGCAAGAAAAATCTATACTTTTGCTAAAGAACAACTGGATGTATTAAAAAATGGTCCGGTTGCGCCTGCTTTTGCTGAAGAACCAAAAGTAGAAGAATTCGAAGAAAAAGAAATCGTTGCAGAAACATTTGCTGAAGTAGAAGAACCGGAAGTTATTGAAGAAATGGAAACTGAAGAAGTGACTGATTTTGCTGAAATCATTCCTGTTTCCCAATCCGGATACCGAGATGAAAAACAATATCCGGATGAAAAGCCTGAAGTTGCAAAGGAAAAAACTTTAGGAGAATTGTCGCAGGACGAACTGTTTGAAAAATTACAGAATTATAAAAAGCTATTGGACAACGGACTCATTATGCAGGGAGAATATGATGCCTTGAAAAAAGAAATTTTAAGCCATATGTAA
- a CDS encoding DUF4407 domain-containing protein, whose translation MLKHFFIVCSGVDKKIIESCSNGEQNKYAGIGATVFFTAVMAFFASSYALYTVFDNVYTAVFFGFVWGLLIFNLDRFIVSTIRKRDSFSNEFIQATPRIALAIIIAIVISKPLEIKIFEKEIDTVLLKEKNAMALNNKKEVANYFKSDLEKNKAKIDSLKSEITKKEKEVNTLYETYIAEAEGTAGTKKLGKGPVFKEKIAKHDLAKSELDTLRKNNLAKITETEKLSKKLEADQDKKVTETQPIIDGFDGLMARINALNKLPWLPSFFIMLLFLAIETSPIIAKLLSPKGEYDFKLEDIETALKATISQDKYQRELLVKTSAQMHDKVYEDIATDKGLFDLQRKKAKELLELQAHNFVEKQKRTL comes from the coding sequence ATGTTAAAACACTTCTTTATTGTCTGCTCCGGAGTTGACAAAAAAATCATCGAAAGCTGCTCCAATGGCGAGCAAAACAAATATGCCGGAATTGGAGCCACCGTATTTTTCACAGCAGTTATGGCATTTTTCGCCAGCAGTTATGCACTCTATACCGTTTTTGACAATGTTTATACCGCCGTATTTTTTGGATTTGTATGGGGATTGTTAATTTTTAATCTGGACCGTTTTATCGTTTCTACAATTCGAAAAAGAGACAGCTTTTCTAACGAATTTATTCAGGCAACACCCAGGATTGCATTGGCTATTATTATTGCCATTGTTATCTCAAAACCTTTGGAAATCAAAATCTTTGAAAAAGAAATCGACACCGTGCTTTTGAAAGAAAAGAACGCAATGGCGTTGAATAACAAAAAAGAGGTTGCCAATTATTTCAAATCGGATCTTGAAAAAAACAAAGCCAAAATTGACAGTCTTAAATCTGAAATAACGAAAAAGGAAAAAGAAGTCAATACTTTGTATGAGACTTATATTGCGGAAGCTGAAGGAACAGCCGGAACCAAGAAACTTGGCAAAGGTCCGGTTTTTAAAGAAAAGATTGCAAAGCATGATTTGGCTAAATCAGAACTGGACACTTTAAGAAAAAACAATCTGGCCAAAATTACCGAAACAGAAAAACTATCGAAAAAACTGGAAGCCGACCAGGATAAGAAAGTAACCGAAACCCAGCCGATTATAGATGGATTTGACGGACTTATGGCAAGAATCAATGCATTGAACAAACTGCCTTGGCTGCCTTCTTTCTTTATCATGTTATTGTTTCTGGCGATTGAGACTTCACCAATTATTGCAAAACTATTGTCGCCAAAAGGAGAATACGACTTTAAGTTAGAGGATATAGAAACTGCCTTAAAAGCCACTATCAGCCAGGACAAATATCAGAGAGAGCTATTGGTGAAAACCAGCGCTCAAATGCACGATAAAGTTTATGAAGACATCGCTACTGATAAAGGATTATTTGACCTCCAACGCAAAAAGGCAAAAGAACTTTTGGAGCTACAGGCCCATAATTTTGTAGAAAAGCAAAAACGTACTTTATAA
- a CDS encoding 3-hydroxyacyl-ACP dehydratase FabZ family protein, which translates to MSKDIENLIPHRAPFLFVDEIISVDKEQIIGVKKFDDTNFILKGNFPEFNYVPGTILLESMAQCGGAGVRLLGVTNGIFALAYIETAEFLKGVLFGEQVKFVIRNLRLSEKIIKQSGKAYVGDDIVMEGSWMSMRIEEAI; encoded by the coding sequence ATGAGCAAGGATATTGAAAACCTGATACCGCACAGGGCACCTTTTTTATTTGTTGACGAAATTATTTCTGTAGATAAAGAACAAATCATAGGCGTTAAGAAGTTTGACGACACGAATTTTATCTTAAAAGGTAATTTCCCGGAATTTAATTATGTTCCCGGGACTATTCTGTTAGAATCAATGGCGCAATGTGGTGGAGCCGGTGTTCGGTTATTAGGAGTTACCAACGGAATCTTTGCTTTGGCTTATATTGAAACGGCAGAATTTTTAAAAGGCGTTTTGTTTGGCGAACAGGTAAAGTTTGTTATCCGGAATTTGCGACTAAGCGAAAAAATAATCAAGCAATCCGGAAAGGCTTATGTGGGTGACGACATTGTTATGGAAGGCTCCTGGATGAGTATGCGAATTGAAGAAGCGATTTAG
- a CDS encoding BlaI/MecI/CopY family transcriptional regulator — protein sequence MQLSNSEEQLMQHLWKLEKGFMKDLLECYPDPKPATTTIATLLKRMADKKFIAYNEIGNSREYYPLVEKSDYFSKHVNGLIKNFFNNSASQFASFFTKETNLTQKELEELQKIIDKEIQKKKK from the coding sequence ATGCAACTATCCAACTCAGAAGAACAATTGATGCAGCACCTTTGGAAACTGGAAAAAGGTTTTATGAAAGACCTGCTTGAATGTTATCCGGATCCAAAACCAGCCACAACAACCATTGCTACCTTATTAAAAAGGATGGCCGATAAAAAATTTATAGCTTATAATGAAATTGGTAACTCAAGGGAGTATTATCCTTTGGTTGAAAAATCGGATTATTTTTCGAAACATGTAAACGGGCTGATTAAAAACTTTTTTAATAATTCAGCCTCGCAATTTGCTTCTTTCTTTACTAAAGAAACGAATCTGACACAAAAAGAACTGGAAGAACTCCAAAAGATTATCGACAAAGAAATTCAAAAAAAGAAAAAATGA
- a CDS encoding GNAT family N-acetyltransferase, with protein sequence MIRISSDKDKLDISFIHKFLTNTYWAKGRTMEEVKTTIENSYCFGIYSNGKQIGFARVVTDYVVFAYIMDVFIAEEQQGKGYSSLLMDRLLSEPAFSKVRTWRLATADAHFLYEKFGFGALANPEKQMEKIIR encoded by the coding sequence ATGATTAGGATTTCTTCAGACAAAGACAAATTGGATATTTCGTTTATCCATAAATTCCTCACCAACACCTATTGGGCAAAAGGAAGAACTATGGAAGAAGTGAAGACGACTATTGAGAATTCTTATTGTTTTGGGATTTACAGCAATGGAAAGCAGATAGGATTTGCAAGAGTAGTGACAGATTATGTTGTTTTTGCGTATATTATGGATGTTTTTATAGCGGAAGAACAGCAAGGCAAAGGATATTCGTCACTGTTGATGGACAGATTATTAAGCGAGCCGGCTTTTAGCAAGGTAAGGACATGGCGACTGGCAACAGCAGACGCCCACTTTTTATATGAGAAATTTGGATTTGGAGCATTGGCCAATCCGGAAAAACAAATGGAAAAAATAATAAGATAA